One part of the Cupriavidus oxalaticus genome encodes these proteins:
- a CDS encoding HNH endonuclease, translated as MSEAKKCKDCGKMLPVTREYFGQFKNRKANGEVVIGFRNSCRTCMAANTARHSANNPDLVQERNRLRRERNLQGGGDYTVEDIEAIRRELADACRFCALPLNRQGEVEHLTPVARGGTSNPNNLTLACSRCNLAKGNKTLTEFNEWRKERGLSVRQISPKGEAPDFPVGLPGKGSKAERR; from the coding sequence ATGAGCGAAGCAAAGAAATGTAAAGACTGCGGGAAGATGCTGCCCGTCACGCGCGAGTATTTCGGTCAGTTCAAGAACCGCAAGGCAAACGGCGAAGTCGTCATTGGATTTCGCAACTCTTGCCGCACCTGTATGGCCGCGAACACAGCCCGACACTCGGCCAACAATCCTGACCTAGTGCAAGAAAGGAATAGGCTTCGCCGGGAGCGCAATCTGCAAGGGGGTGGAGACTATACCGTCGAGGACATCGAGGCAATTCGCCGGGAGCTTGCGGACGCCTGTCGATTTTGTGCTTTGCCTCTCAACAGGCAAGGCGAAGTCGAACACCTTACGCCAGTTGCACGAGGGGGCACAAGCAATCCAAATAACCTCACGCTGGCATGTTCCCGCTGCAATCTTGCAAAAGGAAACAAGACGTTGACCGAGTTCAACGAATGGAGGAAGGAACGGGGATTGTCAGTACGCCAGATTTCGCCTAAAGGTGAGGCCCCTGACTTTCCGGTGGGACTTCCTGGGAAGGGCAGCAAGGCGGAGAGAAGATAG
- a CDS encoding restriction endonuclease subunit S: MSLPRYPQYKDSGVAWLGQVPAHWQVRRLGFYFDERREKVSDKDYPALSVTKAGVVPQLETAAKTDDGDNRRRVCTGDFVINSRSDRKGSAGASRLEGSVSLINTVLQPTGGIDIEFAHHLLRSIPFQEEFYRYGKGIVADLWSTNYSEMRNIVLALPRPEEQSAIATFLDREIGKIDTLIAEQEKLLALLAEKRLATISHAIARGLNPNAPMRDSGVAWLGEVPAHWRVCPIKHLARIGNGSTPNRDNPDYWAEEGYPWLNSSVANLDEVTQADQFVTRLALDECHLPIIEPPAVLVGITGQGKTRGMATKLMFEATVNQHLAYIKPERELIVPFLLRVLEKAYGHLRTESDGAGSTKGAITCEQLGRLAIPLPDTQEQDSIAAFLDAETSRLDALKAEAERAIDLLKERRSALIAAAVTGKIHVRDVVLQELAA; encoded by the coding sequence ATGAGCTTGCCGAGATATCCCCAATACAAGGACAGCGGGGTGGCCTGGCTGGGTCAGGTGCCGGCCCATTGGCAAGTGCGACGGCTTGGCTTCTATTTCGATGAGCGTCGCGAAAAAGTCAGCGACAAGGACTATCCAGCCCTTTCGGTTACTAAAGCCGGGGTCGTCCCTCAACTCGAGACTGCTGCCAAGACGGACGATGGCGATAACCGAAGGAGAGTCTGTACAGGCGATTTTGTAATCAACAGCCGCTCCGACCGAAAAGGCTCGGCGGGCGCCTCAAGGCTCGAAGGGTCAGTCTCGCTCATCAACACGGTCCTTCAACCAACGGGTGGCATTGATATTGAGTTCGCTCACCATTTACTCAGAAGCATTCCCTTTCAGGAGGAATTCTACCGGTACGGCAAGGGCATAGTTGCCGACCTGTGGAGCACCAATTACTCGGAGATGCGCAACATCGTGTTGGCGCTTCCACGCCCAGAAGAACAATCCGCCATCGCCACCTTCCTCGACCGTGAGATCGGCAAAATTGACACGCTGATTGCGGAGCAGGAAAAGCTTCTCGCCCTGCTGGCGGAAAAGCGCTTGGCGACCATCTCCCACGCCATCGCACGAGGCCTCAACCCGAACGCGCCGATGAGGGATTCCGGCGTGGCTTGGCTGGGGGAGGTTCCGGCACATTGGCGAGTTTGTCCCATCAAGCATCTTGCTCGAATTGGCAACGGCTCGACACCAAATCGCGACAACCCTGACTACTGGGCAGAGGAAGGTTATCCGTGGCTAAATAGCTCCGTGGCTAACCTCGATGAAGTAACGCAGGCTGACCAATTCGTTACACGCCTCGCCTTGGATGAATGCCATTTGCCGATTATTGAACCCCCCGCCGTTTTAGTTGGCATCACAGGTCAGGGCAAAACACGGGGTATGGCGACGAAGCTCATGTTTGAAGCCACCGTAAATCAGCATCTTGCCTATATCAAGCCAGAGCGTGAACTCATCGTTCCGTTCTTGCTTCGCGTCCTTGAGAAGGCCTATGGGCATTTGCGCACAGAGAGCGATGGTGCGGGTAGCACTAAAGGCGCAATCACATGTGAGCAACTCGGACGCTTAGCAATCCCATTGCCCGACACGCAAGAGCAGGATTCCATTGCCGCGTTTCTCGACGCCGAAACCTCCAGGCTCGATGCGTTGAAAGCTGAAGCCGAGCGCGCCATCGACCTGCTCAAGGAACGTCGCAGCGCCCTGATTGCCGCCGCCGTCACGGGCAAAATCCACGTGCGCGACGTGGTGTTGCAGGAGCTGGCCGCATGA
- a CDS encoding J domain-containing protein, giving the protein MHTHYDNLKVARNAPLAVIKAAYRALSQQYHPDKSTHPDADRIMKDLNAAFAVLGNEVARAEYDRKLAAEEASMRHHSSAKSQQPPRPAPQQEQEAEARHAREEAARKRREETATRMQEDAERERRREEAAARMREESERERREAAAAGMRAAPAYEPRYNPKPKEESQGISGSVSACLIGISLLIAICFMPSSKRNAYDPVGASGSQPVTIPPTLLAQATEVANAPSQGEDRLGVAGANTVNSPVAYDSAENTRPFQITGSVISASEPEHRLDVAGKALEEQLACRRPPNPGDIIRGMLKAGLLKYVDGYDGIPVFEPSGPLTVFGRRVTYLAGWQFEANGKVADPFSRGPGTSPPLFLAVSFRESPEAIPYKAYAPRGADGMLINRFFSSIDQGILATSVTGRTGSTIHCYGD; this is encoded by the coding sequence ATGCACACGCACTACGACAACCTGAAGGTAGCGCGCAATGCGCCGCTGGCTGTCATTAAGGCCGCCTATCGCGCACTGAGTCAGCAGTATCACCCGGACAAGAGCACTCACCCGGATGCGGATCGAATCATGAAGGACCTTAACGCTGCATTCGCGGTCCTTGGCAACGAAGTGGCGCGTGCGGAATACGATCGCAAACTGGCTGCCGAAGAGGCATCGATGAGGCACCACAGTTCAGCTAAGTCACAGCAACCGCCAAGGCCTGCCCCGCAGCAAGAACAGGAAGCAGAAGCGCGTCATGCGCGAGAGGAAGCCGCACGTAAGCGCAGGGAAGAGACCGCTACTCGCATGCAGGAGGACGCCGAGCGTGAACGGCGTAGGGAAGAGGCCGCTGCTCGCATGCGGGAGGAATCCGAGCGCGAACGCAGGGAAGCTGCCGCTGCTGGCATGCGAGCAGCGCCGGCGTATGAGCCGCGATACAACCCGAAGCCGAAGGAAGAAAGTCAGGGAATCAGCGGAAGCGTCTCTGCTTGCTTGATTGGCATTTCTTTGCTAATCGCGATCTGTTTTATGCCATCAAGCAAGAGAAACGCATATGACCCCGTAGGGGCATCCGGCTCGCAGCCGGTGACCATTCCGCCGACGCTACTCGCCCAAGCAACGGAAGTGGCGAATGCCCCCTCCCAAGGGGAAGATCGACTCGGCGTCGCGGGTGCCAATACCGTCAATTCCCCAGTAGCGTACGACAGCGCGGAAAACACGCGACCGTTCCAAATAACCGGCTCTGTCATTTCTGCAAGTGAACCAGAACATCGCCTTGACGTCGCCGGCAAAGCATTGGAGGAGCAGTTGGCGTGCAGGAGACCGCCAAATCCTGGAGACATTATTCGAGGGATGCTGAAGGCCGGCCTTCTCAAGTATGTCGACGGTTATGATGGCATCCCGGTCTTCGAGCCATCCGGGCCGCTTACCGTCTTTGGGAGGCGCGTTACCTACTTGGCCGGTTGGCAGTTTGAGGCCAATGGCAAAGTCGCCGATCCCTTCTCTCGCGGCCCTGGAACATCGCCACCACTGTTCCTTGCCGTCTCGTTCCGTGAGTCGCCTGAAGCCATTCCCTACAAAGCGTACGCGCCTCGGGGGGCTGATGGAATGCTGATCAATAGATTCTTTTCATCAATCGACCAGGGCATATTGGCGACCTCCGTTACCGGCAGAACCGGCAGTACGATTCATTGCTACGGAGATTAG
- a CDS encoding replication protein RepA, whose translation MVELELVAPAAKARTKVCAGEKIIQASSVIAARKPGSDEVGFGAKCLVSASLPYRNPKPEQLINGAWLRHNGNYALWIQGGINGIPYGIYPRLFVMWLTSEALRTGSRKIHTGGTFAEFCRKLNIDRSRGKRGAGKALIEQADRFLQSRAAFVTLPAHLATGKRADILSAKLKHTDLLNFADEYSLFFDPDEQASQQGSLFGSEITLTENFFNEITTHCIPVDLRAVSALQRSPMDLDIYQWLAYRMFKLTKPARPTWEQLYQQFGSNYGRLRDFRSEFIESLKRVELVYPGLRVCEAEGGSGLVLYPSPTPVAPTSLPSGRSGDELPQLLLAS comes from the coding sequence ATGGTCGAACTGGAACTGGTTGCGCCCGCCGCCAAAGCGAGAACAAAGGTCTGTGCGGGCGAAAAGATCATTCAAGCGTCAAGCGTAATCGCTGCTCGCAAGCCCGGAAGTGATGAGGTGGGGTTCGGCGCGAAATGCCTCGTCTCTGCTTCTCTGCCATACCGAAATCCGAAGCCGGAGCAGTTGATCAACGGCGCCTGGCTCAGGCACAACGGAAACTACGCTCTTTGGATACAGGGCGGCATCAACGGGATTCCCTACGGCATCTACCCGCGCCTGTTTGTCATGTGGCTGACTTCAGAGGCGCTTCGGACGGGCAGCCGGAAGATTCATACCGGTGGTACGTTCGCCGAGTTTTGCCGCAAGCTGAACATTGATCGGAGTCGAGGCAAGCGCGGTGCGGGCAAAGCCTTGATCGAACAAGCGGATCGCTTTTTGCAGAGCCGTGCTGCGTTTGTAACGCTTCCAGCCCATCTTGCCACGGGCAAGCGAGCGGACATTCTCAGTGCAAAGCTCAAGCACACCGATCTTCTCAACTTTGCAGACGAATACTCCCTCTTTTTTGACCCGGATGAGCAGGCGTCGCAACAGGGTTCGTTGTTCGGGTCCGAAATCACCCTCACGGAAAATTTCTTCAACGAGATCACGACTCACTGCATTCCAGTGGATCTGCGAGCTGTTTCCGCCCTCCAGCGCTCGCCGATGGATCTCGATATTTATCAGTGGCTGGCTTACCGGATGTTCAAGCTGACCAAGCCGGCTCGCCCGACCTGGGAACAGCTGTATCAGCAGTTCGGGTCTAACTACGGTCGACTTCGAGACTTCCGAAGCGAGTTCATCGAATCCCTCAAACGTGTCGAACTCGTCTACCCCGGGCTTCGCGTATGCGAAGCGGAGGGTGGCAGTGGGCTGGTGCTCTATCCCTCGCCGACTCCGGTGGCTCCGACTTCCCTCCCCTCTGGCCGTAGCGGTGACGAATTGCCTCAGCTCCTACTCGCGAGTTAA
- a CDS encoding type I restriction-modification system subunit M has protein sequence MNHQALSSFIWSVADLLRGDYKQSEYGRVILPFTVLRRLDCVLESTKTAVLTEFDAKTKAGLNPDAFLTRKAGQSFYNTSPLDLVKLLGDQDHIRQNLYAYIQAFSPAARDIFERFDFYTQVERLAKANLLYLVTEKFANIDLHPATVDNAQMGLVFEELIRKFAEISNETAGEHFTPREVIRLMVNLLFIEDDDVLTPGNAVVRTIYDPTAGTGGMLSVAGEYLLEHNPAARLTMFGQELNDESYAICKADMLIKGQDVANIVAGNTLSDDGHGGHKFDYMLSNPPFGVEWKKVEKAVRTEHEQKGFDGRFGPGLPRVSDGSMLFLMHLLSKMRPAQEGGSRFGIVLNGSPLFTGGAGSGESEIRRYVLENDLVEAIVGLPTDMFYNTGISTYVWILSNKKPDDRKGYVQLIDASSFWQKMRKSLGSKRKELGDDHIAMVTRLFGDFLEADLATVLDAEGKEVGRYVVPATADAPGVPAGGQVKLTPISRIFSNENFGYTTITVERPLRDEQGQVVLGVKGKQKGKPQPDSALRDTENVPLTEDIHAYFKREVLPHASDAWIDEERSKIGYEIPFNRHFYVFEPPRDLHTIDEELKAVSANIMKMLEELAE, from the coding sequence ATGAACCACCAAGCTCTCTCATCTTTCATCTGGTCCGTAGCTGACCTGCTGCGTGGCGACTACAAACAATCCGAGTACGGCCGAGTCATCCTGCCTTTTACCGTGCTACGTCGACTGGACTGTGTTCTCGAGTCCACCAAGACGGCGGTACTAACCGAGTTCGATGCCAAAACCAAGGCCGGCCTGAATCCAGACGCATTCCTGACCCGCAAGGCCGGACAGTCCTTCTACAACACATCCCCGCTCGATCTCGTCAAACTGCTGGGCGATCAGGACCACATCCGGCAGAACCTCTACGCCTATATCCAGGCGTTCTCGCCAGCCGCGCGCGACATCTTTGAACGCTTCGATTTCTATACCCAGGTCGAACGGCTCGCCAAGGCCAACTTGCTTTATCTGGTGACCGAGAAATTCGCCAATATCGACCTGCATCCGGCCACCGTGGACAATGCCCAGATGGGGCTGGTTTTCGAAGAGCTGATTCGCAAGTTTGCCGAAATTTCCAATGAGACCGCCGGGGAGCACTTCACGCCGCGGGAAGTCATCCGGCTCATGGTGAACTTGCTGTTCATCGAAGACGACGATGTGCTCACGCCTGGCAATGCCGTTGTCCGTACCATCTACGACCCCACGGCCGGCACGGGCGGCATGCTCTCGGTGGCCGGCGAGTACCTGCTGGAACACAACCCGGCCGCGCGCCTGACCATGTTCGGCCAAGAACTCAACGACGAGTCCTACGCCATCTGCAAGGCAGACATGCTCATCAAGGGCCAAGACGTCGCGAACATCGTTGCAGGCAACACGCTGTCAGATGACGGGCATGGCGGACATAAGTTCGACTACATGCTGTCTAATCCGCCGTTTGGTGTCGAGTGGAAGAAGGTCGAGAAGGCCGTGCGCACGGAGCACGAACAAAAAGGCTTCGACGGGCGCTTCGGGCCGGGCCTGCCGCGTGTGTCAGATGGCTCGATGCTGTTCCTGATGCACCTGCTTTCGAAGATGCGCCCCGCGCAGGAGGGCGGCAGCCGCTTCGGCATTGTATTGAATGGCTCTCCGCTGTTCACTGGAGGCGCGGGCAGCGGCGAGAGCGAAATCCGCCGTTACGTGCTGGAGAACGACCTGGTGGAAGCCATCGTCGGTCTACCGACTGACATGTTCTACAACACGGGTATTTCTACGTACGTGTGGATTCTGTCGAACAAGAAACCTGATGACCGCAAGGGCTACGTTCAGCTCATCGATGCCTCTAGTTTTTGGCAGAAGATGCGCAAGAGCCTGGGCAGCAAGCGCAAGGAGCTTGGCGACGACCATATCGCCATGGTGACCAGGCTGTTTGGCGATTTCCTTGAGGCTGATCTCGCAACAGTGCTGGACGCTGAGGGCAAGGAAGTCGGCCGTTATGTAGTGCCGGCCACAGCAGACGCACCTGGGGTGCCTGCTGGAGGCCAGGTCAAGCTGACGCCTATCTCTCGCATTTTTAGCAACGAAAACTTTGGCTACACCACAATAACTGTTGAGCGACCACTGCGCGACGAGCAAGGCCAGGTGGTACTTGGTGTCAAAGGCAAGCAAAAGGGCAAACCGCAGCCTGACAGCGCCTTGCGAGATACCGAGAATGTGCCGCTGACTGAGGACATCCACGCCTACTTCAAGCGCGAAGTGTTGCCACATGCGTCGGATGCCTGGATAGACGAAGAAAGGAGCAAGATTGGCTACGAAATACCGTTCAACCGGCATTTCTACGTGTTCGAGCCGCCCCGCGACTTGCATACCATCGATGAAGAGTTGAAGGCTGTTTCGGCCAACATCATGAAGATGCTCGAGGAGCTTGCAGAATGA
- a CDS encoding DUF5655 domain-containing protein yields the protein MSDIQLFHLSNGTANELSSQAAKLEKQLQGLIETNMPTFLGVRFLASEYATGKTHRGRIDSLGIDENGCPVIIEYKRHSNENVINQGLFYLDWLLDHQAEFRWLVMEKLGKDVAEQIEWAGTRLLCIAADFTRYDQHSVQQIPRNIELIRYKLFGDDLLLLELVNAQSVPDATAAKPAAAAVVSEVDKPKPTGKDKSLEEQLALATSEIRELYAQTTSFMTAFGDDVQEKRLKLYTAFRRLKNFACVIAYPNRLLITLKLDPASVVLEEGFSRDVSQVGHWGTGDLELTLYRLADLERAKPLIERSYAEG from the coding sequence ATGAGCGACATCCAGTTGTTCCACCTGTCAAATGGCACTGCAAACGAGCTATCGAGCCAAGCAGCGAAGCTGGAGAAGCAACTGCAAGGCCTCATTGAGACGAACATGCCGACTTTTCTCGGCGTGCGTTTTCTGGCCAGCGAATACGCTACGGGCAAGACCCACAGGGGCCGTATTGACTCGCTGGGTATCGATGAGAACGGCTGCCCCGTCATCATCGAGTACAAGCGCCACAGCAACGAGAACGTTATCAATCAGGGTCTCTTCTACTTGGATTGGCTGCTGGATCACCAGGCGGAGTTCCGCTGGCTGGTGATGGAAAAGCTTGGCAAGGACGTGGCCGAGCAAATCGAGTGGGCCGGCACGCGTCTGCTGTGTATTGCGGCCGACTTCACACGCTATGACCAGCATTCTGTGCAGCAGATTCCGCGCAATATCGAGCTGATTCGCTACAAGCTGTTTGGTGACGACCTGCTCCTGCTGGAACTGGTGAACGCCCAGAGTGTTCCGGACGCTACGGCGGCTAAGCCGGCAGCAGCTGCAGTAGTTTCCGAGGTGGACAAGCCAAAGCCGACAGGCAAAGACAAGTCCCTGGAAGAGCAGCTTGCGCTGGCCACGTCCGAGATTCGCGAGTTGTACGCGCAAACAACTAGCTTCATGACTGCGTTCGGCGACGACGTGCAGGAAAAGCGCCTGAAACTCTATACCGCCTTCCGGCGGCTGAAGAACTTCGCCTGCGTGATTGCCTACCCGAATCGCCTACTCATTACGCTCAAGCTCGACCCGGCGTCGGTTGTGCTTGAGGAAGGCTTCAGTCGCGATGTCAGCCAGGTCGGTCACTGGGGGACCGGTGACCTCGAATTGACCCTCTATAGACTGGCGGACCTCGAACGAGCCAAACCATTGATAGAGCGCAGTTACGCCGAAGGCTAA
- the ltrA gene encoding group II intron reverse transcriptase/maturase — MMNGQEKSDFPIVATKLANKSGQPEAESVEPRGEAKGNMDWSRTSRTLSRLSVSQRLVRVREAARQRKKERFTALFHLIDLELLQTSFFWLKRKAAAGVDGVTWSDYEQDLEANLSDLHGRLHRQAYRAQPSRRQYIPKADGKLRPLGIAALEDKIVQRAVVEVLNAVYETDFLGFSYGFRPKRSQHDALDALATGIARTNVSWILDADISRFFDTVSHDWLIRFLEHRIGDRRVLRLISKWLKAGAMEDGVVSATEEGTPQGSVISPLLANIYLHYVFDLWANRWRNRRAEGNIIIVRYADDIVVGVAKAYDAKRFKRDMQQRLEQFALELHPEKTRLIEFGRFAAENRARRGAGKPETFNFLGFTHICGRAKDGKFMLRRRSRRDRMQAKLGEIKEELRRRWHQPISEQGRWLRRVVQGYFNYHAVPTNTPTLHAFRAHVTDLWRRALRRRSQKDGTTWALMKRLARDWLPPPRVLHPWPVVRFTAKYPRQEPGA, encoded by the coding sequence ATGATGAACGGTCAGGAGAAGTCGGACTTCCCCATAGTAGCGACGAAGCTGGCGAACAAGTCCGGGCAACCGGAGGCGGAGTCGGTGGAGCCAAGGGGGGAGGCCAAGGGGAACATGGACTGGTCACGCACGTCCCGGACGCTGAGCCGGTTAAGCGTGTCCCAGCGATTGGTCCGTGTGCGGGAAGCCGCAAGGCAAAGGAAGAAGGAGCGGTTCACAGCGCTGTTCCACCTGATCGACCTTGAGTTATTGCAGACGTCGTTCTTCTGGCTGAAACGGAAGGCGGCGGCGGGGGTCGATGGGGTGACATGGAGCGACTACGAGCAAGACCTAGAGGCAAACCTGAGCGACTTGCACGGGCGCCTTCACCGCCAAGCCTACCGGGCACAGCCCAGCCGCCGGCAGTACATACCGAAGGCGGATGGCAAGCTGCGCCCACTGGGCATTGCCGCGCTGGAGGACAAGATCGTCCAGCGCGCGGTGGTGGAGGTTCTCAACGCGGTCTATGAGACGGACTTCCTTGGGTTCTCGTATGGGTTCCGGCCAAAGCGCAGTCAGCACGATGCGCTGGATGCACTGGCCACCGGAATAGCGCGTACCAATGTGAGCTGGATACTGGACGCCGACATCAGCCGGTTCTTCGATACCGTCAGCCATGACTGGCTAATCCGGTTCTTGGAGCACCGCATCGGCGACCGGCGCGTGTTGCGCCTGATTAGCAAATGGCTAAAGGCTGGTGCGATGGAAGATGGGGTGGTGTCAGCCACCGAGGAAGGTACGCCACAGGGGTCGGTCATCTCACCCTTGCTGGCCAATATCTACCTGCATTACGTCTTCGACCTCTGGGCGAACCGGTGGCGAAACCGCCGTGCCGAGGGGAACATCATCATCGTGCGATATGCCGACGACATCGTTGTCGGTGTCGCCAAGGCTTATGACGCCAAGCGCTTTAAGCGTGACATGCAGCAAAGGCTGGAGCAGTTTGCGCTTGAGCTACACCCGGAGAAAACCCGCCTGATCGAATTCGGTCGCTTTGCAGCCGAGAACCGAGCTAGGCGTGGGGCGGGCAAGCCCGAGACCTTCAACTTCCTGGGGTTCACCCACATCTGTGGACGGGCCAAAGACGGCAAGTTCATGCTCAGGCGGCGCTCCCGGCGAGACCGGATGCAGGCCAAGCTAGGGGAAATCAAAGAGGAGTTGAGACGCAGATGGCATCAGCCGATCTCGGAGCAAGGGCGCTGGCTGCGGCGTGTGGTGCAAGGGTACTTCAACTACCACGCCGTGCCGACAAACACCCCAACCCTTCACGCCTTCCGGGCACACGTGACCGACCTCTGGCGGCGGGCGCTACGGCGTCGCAGCCAGAAAGACGGCACCACGTGGGCTCTGATGAAAAGGCTGGCAAGGGACTGGCTGCCCCCACCCCGAGTCCTTCACCCATGGCCCGTTGTGCGGTTCACCGCCAAATACCCGAGGCAGGAGCCCGGTGCGTGA